Below is a window of Streptomyces sp. WMMB303 DNA.
CGCTTCCCGTACGGGTAGACCACCATCGGCAGCACGGCGAGCGGGGCCAGGGCCAGGCACAGCGGGTTCAGCAGGGCTGCCGCGCCCAGGAAGACCGCGAGCGCCACGACGGCGCCCGTCCAGGCCGTCCGGACCGAGACCGCGCCGGTGACCAGTTCCCGGCCCGCGGTGCGCGGGTTGCGGGCGTCGATCTCGCGGTCGATGATCCGGTTGGCCGCCATCGCGAACGTCCGCATCCCCACCATGGCGACGGTCACCAGGAACAGTTGCCACCAGTGGATGCTGCGGCTCTCGCGGAACATCGCGGAGAGCGCGGCGATATAGGCGAACGGCAGTGCGAAGACCGAGTGCTCGATGACGACGAGCCGGAGGAAGGCCCGTACGCGGCCGACGTCGGCCCCCGGTCCCGGTCCGAGTACGCCCTCAGCGGTGCTGCTCACAGCTTCCTCTCGCTCGCTCCCGCGGCCGCCCGCCACCGGGTCGGCCGCACCGTACGCGGTCGGGCCGCCGCCCGCGCCTCCCCGGCCGGCGGCCGGGCACCGGACCCGCTCACAGGCCGTACTCCTTCCAGCGGCGGCTGACGAGGTCGGCCACCCGCGGGTCCGACTCGATCATCTCGGGCCAGCCGCCGTCTCGCGTGTACCCCTCCTCGGGCAGTTTGCGGGTCGCGTCGATGCCCGCCTTGCCGCCCCAGAACTGCTGGTAGGAGGCGTGGTCGAGGTGGTCGACGGGGCCTTCGGCCACCGTGAGGTCGCGTGCGTAGTCCACGTTGCCCAGCGCCCGCCAGGAGACCTCGTGCAGGTTCCGCACGTCGCAATCCTTGTCGACCACGACGATGAGTTTGGTCAGCGACATCATGTGCGCGCCCCAGACGGCGTGCATCACCTTCTGCGCGTGCTTGGGATAGCGCTTGTCGATGGCCACGATCGCGCAGTTGTGGAAGCCGCCCGACTCGGGCAGGTGGTAGTCGACGATGTCGGGCACGATGACCTTCAGCAGCGGCAGGAAGAACCGCTCCGTGGCCCGGCCCAGCGGGCCGTCCTCGGTCGGCGGGCGGCCCACCACGATGGACTGGAGCAGCGGCCGCTTCCGCGTGGTGACGCAGTCGATGGTCAGCGCGGGGAAGAGCTCCTGCGGCGTGTAGAAGCCGGTGTGGTCGCCGAACGGGCCTTCCGGGCGCAGCTCGCCCGGCTCCAGCCAGCCCTCCAGCACCACCTCGGCGGCGGCGGGCACCTGGAGCGGGACGGTCTTGCAGTCCACCATCTCCACTCGCTTGCCCTGGAGGAAGCCCGCCAGCAGGTACTCGTCGATGTCCGCGGGGAGCGGGGCCGTGGAGGCGTAGGTCACGGCGGGCGGGCAGCCGAAGGCGATGGCGACGGGCAGCTTCTCGCCGCGCCGGGCTGCGACCTGGTAGTGGTTGCGGCTGTCCTTGTGGATCTGCCAGTGCATCCCGATGGTGCGTCGGTCGTGCCGCTGGAGCCGGTAGAGCCCCAGGTTGCGGACGCCGGTCTCGGGGTCCTTGGTGTGGGTGAGGCCCAGGTTGAAGAACGAGCCGCCGTCCTCGGGCCAGGTGAACAGCGCGGGCAACCGCTCCAGGTCCACCTCGTCGCCCTGCTGGACGACTTCCTGGACGGGCGCGTCCTTCACCTTCCGCGGCGGGACGTGCGTCATCGCGCCGAGCTTCCCGAACGCCTCCCGGAAGCCGACGAAGCCCTGCGGCAGCTCGGGCTTGAGCAGGCCGCCGATCTTCGCGCCGATCTCGTCGTAGGAGTCCAGGCCGAGCGCCTTGAGCAGCCGGCGGTCGGTGCCGTAGACGTTCATCGCCAGCGGCATGTCGGAGCCCTTGACGTTCTCGAACAGAAGTGCCGGTCCGCCCGCCTTGTTCACCCGGTCGACGAGCTCCCCGACCTCCAGGTGGGGATCGACCTCGGCCTTGACCCGCACCAGGTCGCGGTCACGCTCCAGTGCCCGCAGGAGCGAGCGGAGATCGTCGTATGCCATACGTCTCAGTATCCTCCCCGATGCCCGCGCCCTGAGCGCCGGGGGCCGCGCCGGGGCCATTACGCTTGGCCCGTGGGGACCCGCCGAGCGGGTACCCGCACCCCGCATCCGTCCAAGCGGCATCTCGCACCCAGGGGGCGTTCCGCGTGCTCAGGTATCTCCCGTTCCTCTTGATCCTGGCCGTGTGGATCTACGCGTTCATCGACTGCCTCAACACGCCCGAGAACGAGGTCCGCAAGCTGCCGAAGGTGGCGTGGGTCATCATCATCCTGCTGTTCGGGCAGGTGCTGCTGGGGCCCGTGGCCTGGTTCGCGGTCGGCCGGCCGCGGCGCAACGCGCCCTACGGCGCGACCCGTCCCGACGAGCGGCGCTGGGTCGCCCCGGACGACAACCCGGACTTCCTGAAGTCCCTGAACGAGTCCCCGGCGCCCGGTCCGGACTCCTCCTCCGGCACGCCCCCTGCCCCGGAACCGGGTGCGGAACCGGCTGCGGACCCCGCCCCGGAGCAGCGCCGGGAGTCCCCGCGTGACGAGGACGAGCTGCCCCACCGCAAGGACCGCGACGACAGCTGACCGGACGGGCCCGGTCCTTCCCGAAGGGTCCCGCGCGGTCCCTTCCGGGGGTGCGTCACTTCCGGGGGCGCGCATGATCCGGACAGCGCGCGTGGACGCGAGTCCCGCCGACGGGCGCCTCGGCGCGCCGCGCTAGCAGCGCCGCGCGTAGTCGTCCCGGAGGGCCGTGAAGCGCTCCGCCGTGCGGGCCGCCCAGTCCGTCGGCTGTCCGCGCAGCTCGTTCTGGAGCAGTTCGAAGTGCTCGTGCCACCGGGCGAGGACCTCGTGGAGCCGCCCGGCGTCGGCGGTGAAGTCGTTGCGGAACCGGACCCGGGTGTGGTCGTCGTCGACGGAACCGCGCAGCGTGAAGCCGAAGGAGCCGCGCGCGTCGACGGTGTACTCCGCCAGGCGGCGCCGCGACCAGGCGGTGATCCGGCCGGGGGTGGCCAGCTCCTGCGGGCCGTCGGCGCCCGCGGCGGGCTCCCCGTTCCACCAGTGCAGGGTCACCGCGCCGCCGGGACCGGGTTCGAAGGGGTCGGCCCCCGCCAGCCAGCCGCGCAGCCCGGCGGGGGTGGCGACGGCCGTCCACACGCTCTCCAGCGGATGCGGGAACGCCAGCTCGAAGGCGACCGTGTGTGCGGCGCCGCCGGGGCCGCTCCGCGCCGTGCCGTACGGGATGCCGTACGCGGTGG
It encodes the following:
- a CDS encoding PLD nuclease N-terminal domain-containing protein, which produces MLRYLPFLLILAVWIYAFIDCLNTPENEVRKLPKVAWVIIILLFGQVLLGPVAWFAVGRPRRNAPYGATRPDERRWVAPDDNPDFLKSLNESPAPGPDSSSGTPPAPEPGAEPAADPAPEQRRESPRDEDELPHRKDRDDS
- a CDS encoding menaquinone biosynthesis decarboxylase, producing MAYDDLRSLLRALERDRDLVRVKAEVDPHLEVGELVDRVNKAGGPALLFENVKGSDMPLAMNVYGTDRRLLKALGLDSYDEIGAKIGGLLKPELPQGFVGFREAFGKLGAMTHVPPRKVKDAPVQEVVQQGDEVDLERLPALFTWPEDGGSFFNLGLTHTKDPETGVRNLGLYRLQRHDRRTIGMHWQIHKDSRNHYQVAARRGEKLPVAIAFGCPPAVTYASTAPLPADIDEYLLAGFLQGKRVEMVDCKTVPLQVPAAAEVVLEGWLEPGELRPEGPFGDHTGFYTPQELFPALTIDCVTTRKRPLLQSIVVGRPPTEDGPLGRATERFFLPLLKVIVPDIVDYHLPESGGFHNCAIVAIDKRYPKHAQKVMHAVWGAHMMSLTKLIVVVDKDCDVRNLHEVSWRALGNVDYARDLTVAEGPVDHLDHASYQQFWGGKAGIDATRKLPEEGYTRDGGWPEMIESDPRVADLVSRRWKEYGL